A window from Dunckerocampus dactyliophorus isolate RoL2022-P2 chromosome 15, RoL_Ddac_1.1, whole genome shotgun sequence encodes these proteins:
- the dennd4c gene encoding DENN domain-containing protein 4C isoform X5, producing the protein MIEDKGHRVTDYFVVAGLTDKSAPLEHDLSEAKSSGPKAPITDLTVINKSAGEAVPEGFTCIDSTPSGQPANLNHGSLKSPELFLCYKRTRGKPPLIDVGVLYEGKERLIQGCEVIQATPYGRCANVNNSSATSQRIFITFRRAPPVQPQNSLAVTDICVIVTSKGETPPHTFCKVDKNLNCGMWGSSVFLCYKKSVSASNSITYKAGLIFRYPEEDYESFPLSESVPLFCLPMGAKIECWAPNTRDPLPIFSTFVLTISSGEKVYGSAIQFYEPYPVELLSEKQKVHLGLLTTVEKKMIPNRPVNTNKCICLLSRWPFFESFRKFLMFLYKLSVSGPHPLPIEKHISHFLHNVSFPSPQRPRILVQLSAHDTLILSQPVSTPLPLSGADYSTLLMNLGSENCATLLHFVLLESKILLHSLRPAVLTGVAEAVVAMIFPFQWQCPYIPLCPLSLAGVLNAPLPFIVGVDSRYFDLYDPPPDVVCVDLDTNTIYLSDEKKHNNWKNLPKKPCKSLINTLSNLHRQLATVSVRPTAQTGSAVDMTPIEADFTWHKKKTALEMEIQEAFLRFMASILKGYRSYLKPITQAPSEKATAADSLYDLQGFLKSRDRAHQKFYSQLTKTQIFIRFIEECTFVSDKDTGLAFFDDCVEKVEGESSEDTRLLELDESQKSEHTVFVMPPEPPAEDGHEAPNRYTYKGFPRLTMALFDRPRELRPAISRGTAGASLSSSPALLAKRTKQEIKLAYKMAKRFYSDPQLWARCLFSHCYSLWFICLPAALCLAKSKSRAMQQAYNVLLKMRTTEVEVLDEVCYRVVMQLCGVWGLPVMAVRVLVEMKKAGIHPNAITYGYYNKAVLESPWPSRNRSGLFMWTKLRNVLRGVAQFKKAVNQSSSRKKTTLSSTEGPSLNRLSHCSADSSGEVNMEEHLTADKPCHTSSQSDQGYGSKDELHQELPESLHTAAADERSKAKAQHNEGDISGSVDCAVAVADPASPVDAPSSVPSIVKLSTGSLDAGRESGKLFRRKSTTDNVSLPDDDVSIEAGDMGAQPQKQRQKAFAERSRSFSAETRAGMLSEKGVDHMASQLGADARILAAALSTAQTLSPGSVSKAVFQDLEEEPEDDQGTIVRKLPDEEAASEEGKRPEEKMEKRERKRTETSEVEVGADPLSLLVSEGEESASVTSQEPPRSMPTVVSRNLAEEIEMYMNLQSPLGIKSSSMELKQPQDESADAPQSKQPLERRSSLPAPPPKTPTGSPADTPKRSPSAVTRSKTFAAKTKPAVSKAVSPAVRSSSLTALVKSSQGGSLGSVINSISGIKMDNLLSGPKIDVLKSGMKQAANVASKMWVAVATAYSYSDDEEEQVPSGGGFPARLDEHMLMDVDDSPEGGAIPGLVANGLNQSCTSIGSSSGSSDTGRGTQLTLATPGRSGRAPDSEQGSSHHASSSSIFQSYALEVLMSSCSQCRSCEGLVYDEEIMAGWTANDSNLNTSCPFCRAAFLPLLHVEFHDLRAATGFYMNPSASGDSIHSTSGQPTAHSDMKTQDLVDFPTEEQRETLDNCPGTHKSLIPEPVQSDPLGLLEHQSSGKKCGGTSLTRSNSVGGPLQGLDSCLGPGHGVSTTSLPCSLHEVSDGMTATRPNPKPVSVPYLSPLVLRKELETLLENEGDQVIYTHKFLSQHPIIFWNLVWYFRRLDLPSHLPGLILTSEHCNNGAQLPLTSLSQDSKQVYIQLLWDNINLHQEAGEPLYLLWRTLLEKKGTLAPTDHQEIRTLLNTIVRNIQTNDVYGPINLLIREIKRRPDGIKRQRSTYREILFLSLVALGRENIDVEAFDREYLVAYEELSAEQLKSLERIDRPPSASVQRCLRCFGTPFI; encoded by the exons ATGATAGAGGACAAGGGTCACCGCGTCACCGACTATTTTGTGGTGGCTGGGCTGACGGACAAGTCGGCGCCATTGGAACATGACCTCTCCGAGGCCAAGTCCAGTGGGCCCAAGGCGCCCATCACCGACCTGACCGTCATCAATAAGTCGGCGGGCGAGGCAGTGCCTGAGGGCTTCACCTGCATCGACAGCACTCCCAGTGGCCAACCGGCCAACCTGAACCACGGCAGCCTGAAGAGCCCTGAGCTCTTCCTGTGCTACAAAAGGACACGGGGGAAGCCGCCTCTCATAGACGTCGG CGTTCTCTATGAGGGCAAGGAGCGTCTCATTCAGGGCTGTGAGGTGATCCAGGCCACTCCGTACGGCCGCTGCGCCAATGTCAACAACAGCTCTGCCACCTCACAGCGCATCTTCATCACCTTCCGCCGTGCGCCGCCCGTCCAACCCCAGAACTCCCTGGCGGTGACCGACATCTGCGTCATCGTCACCAGTAAAGGCGAGACGCCGCCGCATACATTCTGCAAGGTGGACAAGAACCTCAACTGCGGCATG TGGGGCTCCAGTGTGTTTCTCTGCTATAAGAAGTCCGTGTCAGCGTCAAACTCCATCACTTACAAAGCTG GTCTCATCTTTCGCTACCCAGAGGAAGACTATGAGTCTTTCCCCCTATCAGAGTCCGTTCCTCTCTTCTGCTTACCCATGGGCGCCAAAATTGAGTGCTGGGCGCCGAACACCCGAGACCCTCTGCCCATCTTCTCCACGTTTGTCCTGACCATCAGCTCTGGTGAAAAG GTGTACGGGTCGGCCATTCAATTTTATGAGCCATACCCTGTGGAGCTGCTGAGCGAGAAACAGAAGGTTCACCTGGGCCTGCTCACCACTGTAGAGAAGAAAATGATCCCCAACCGGCCTGTGAACACCAACAAATGCATCTGCCTGCTCTCCCGCTGGCCCTTCTTTGAATCCTTCCGCAAGTTCCTCATGTTCCTCTACAAGCTGTCCGTCTCTGGCCCACACCCGCTGCCCATTGAAAA gcatatttcacactttttgcaCAATGTGTCCTTTCCTTCACCGCAAAGGCCTCGAATCCTGGTCCAA CTCTCTGCACATGACACCTTGATCCTTTCCCAGCCTGTGTCGACACCTTTACCCCTCAG CGGAGCTGACTACAGCACCCTCTTGATGAATCTGGGCTCTGAGAACTGTGCCACACTTCTCCACTTTGTGTTGCTGGAGAGCAAGATCTTACTTCACTCGCTCCGGCCGGCGGTGCTCACGGGAGTTGCGGAGGCTGTGGTGGCA ATGATCTTCCCCTTCCAGTGGCAGTGTCCATACATCCCCCTGTGTCCGCTCTCCCTCGCGGGGGTTCTCAATGCTCCTcttccttttattgtgggcgTGGACTCTCGGTACTTTGATCTTTATGACCCACCGCCGGATGTTGTCTGCGTGGATCTGGACACCAACACCATCTACTT GTCAGACGAGAAGAAGCACAACAACTGGAAGAACCTCCCGAAGAAGCCCTGCAAGAGCCTCATTAACACGCTGAGCAACTTGCATCGCCAGCTGGCCACGG TTTCAGTCCGGCCTACAGCACAGACGGGCTCGGCAGTGGACATGACCCCCATTGAGGCCGACTTCACCTGGCACAAGAAGAAGACGGCCCTGGAGATGGAAATCCAGGAGGCCTTCCTGCGCTTCATGGCTTCCATTCTGAAGGGCTACCGCTCCTACCTCAAACCCATCACCCAGGCGCCATCAGAGAAGGCCACAGCCGCCGACTCCCTCTACGACCTGCAAG gttttctcaaaagcagagACCGTGCTCACCAGAAGTTCTACTCGCAGCTCACCAAGACCCAAATATTCATCCGCTTCATCGAGGAGTGCACTTTTGTCAGCGACAAGGATACCGGTTTGGCCTTTTTTGACGACTGTGTCGAGAAG GTGGAAGGAGAGTCATCGGAGGACACCAGACTGCTTGAGCTGGACGAGTCACAGAAGAGTGAGCACACTGTCTTTGTGATGCCTCCCGAACCCCCAGCGGAGGACGGACACGAAGCGCCCAACAGATACAC TTACAAAGGTTTCCCCCGGCTGACGATGGCGCTGTTTGACCGTCCCCGTGAGTTACGGCCCGCAATCAGCAGAGGAACAGCGGGCGCCAGTCTCTCCAGCAGTCCTGCTCTACTCGCCAAGCGGACCAAGCAG gaGATCAAACTGGCCTACAAGATGGCAAAGCGCTTTTACTCGGACCCGCAGCTGTGGGCTCGCTGTTTGTTCAGCCACTGTTACAGCCTGTGGTTCATCTGCCTGCCAGCTGCGCTATGCCTGGCCAAGTCTAAGAGCCGCGCCATGCAGCAGGCATACAATGTCCTTTTAAAGATGAGAACGACTGAGGTGGAGGTGTTGGATGAG GTGTGTTACAGAGTGGTCATGCAGCTCTGTGGCGTTTGGGGTCTTCCCGTCATGGCCGTGCGAGTGCTGGTTGAGATGAAGAAAGCTGGCATTCATCCCAATGCCATCACATATGGATACTACAATAAG GCGGTCTTAGAGAGCCCGTGGCCAAGCAGAAACCGTAGTGGCCTCTTTATGTGGACCAAGCTGCGCAACGTGCTGCGTGGGGTGGCTCAGTTCAAGAAAGCTGTTAACCAATCTTCATCTAGGAAGAAAACCACATTGTCAAGCACAG AAGGGCCATCCTTGAACCGTTTGAGCCACTGCAGCGCCGACAGCTCGGGAGAAGTCAACATGGAGGAGCACCTGACCGCAGACAAGCCTTGTCACACAA GTAGCCAGTCTGATCAAGGCTACGGCTCCAAGGATGAGCTGCATCAGGAACTGCCTGAGTCGTTGCATACAGCAGCAGCTGATGAGAGAAGCAAAGCTAAAGCACAACATAATG AAGGTGACATTTCCGGATCAGTGGATTGTGCTGTCGCAGTGGCAGATCCCGCCAGTCCTGTCGATGCTCCCTCGTCTGTCCCCAGTATAGTGAAATTGTCCACAGGGAGCCTTGATGCTGGCAGGGAATCAG GTAAACTGTTCCGAAGGAAAAGCACGACTGATAACGTGTCTCTCCCCGATGACGACGTCTCAATTGAAGCTGGTGACATGGGAGCTCAGCCTCAGAAGCAGCGGCAGAAAGCCTTTGCCGAGCGCAGCCGCAGCTTCAGCGCTGAAACGCGGGCCGGGATGCTCTCTGAGAAAGGCGTAGACCACATGGCCAGCCAGCTGGGTGCAGACGCCCGCATCTTGGCCGCTGCGCTCTCCACTGCACAGACCCTTTCCCCTGGCAGTGTGTCCAAAGCGGTCTTCCAGGACCTGGAGGAAGAGCCAGAAGACGATCAGGGCACGATTGTGAGGAAGCTACCCGATGAGGAAGCAGCATCAGAGGAAGGAAAACGACCTGAAGAAAAGATGGAGAAGCGGGAGAGGAAACGTACTGAAACAAGCGAGGTGGAGGTGGGGGCGGATCCTCTTTCCCTCCTGGTGTCAGAGGGCGAAGAGTCGGCGTCTGTCACCAGCCAGGAGCCTCCTCGCTCCATGCCCACAGTGGTGTCCCGCAACCTGGCCGAGGAGATCGAAATGTACATGAACCTACAAAGTCCGCTGGGCATCAAGTCCTCCAGCATGGAGCTCAAGCAGCCGCAGGATGAGTCCGCCGATGCCCCACAGTCCAAACAACCTCTGGAGCGCAGGTCCAGTCTTCCCGCACCTCCACCGAAAACTCCGACAGGGTCGCCAGCAGACACACCCAAACGTAGCCCCTCCGCTGTCACTCGCTCGAAGACGTTCGCGGCAAAGACGAAGCCGGCCGTCAGCAAAGCCGTTAGTCCTGCTGTGAGATCGTCGTCACTGACGGCACTTGTCAAGTCCTCCCAGGGGGGCTCACTGGGGTCGGTCATCAACTCCATCTCAGGCATCAAGATGGACAACTTGTTGTCTGGACCTAAAATTGATGTGCTCAAGTCCGGAATGAAGCAGGCAGCCAATGTGGCCAGCAAAATGTGGGTGGCTGTCGCTACAGCGTACTCCTACTCCGACGATGAG GAAGAGCAGGTTCCAAGCGGAGGTGGTTTCCCTGCCCGCCTGGATGAACACATGTTGATGGATGTAGACGACAGTCCAGAGGGAGGGGCCATCCCAGGATTGGTGGCCAACGGTCTCAACCAGAGCTGCACCAGCAtcggcagcagcagcggcagcagtgACACCGGAAGAGGGACGCAGCTAACAC TTGCGACCCCTGGGCGATCTGGCAGGGCTCCTGACTCAGAGCAAGGCTCCTCGCACCACGCCTCCTCTTCCAGCATCTTCCAGAGCTACGCACTTGAG GTGCTGATGTCCAGCTGCTCCCAGTGTCGCTCTTGTGAGGGGCTGGTGTACGACGAAGAGATCATGGCGGGATGGACGGCCAATGATTCCAACCTTAACACTAGTTGTCCGTTCTGTCGTGCAGCCTTTCTGCCCCTGCTGCATGTGGAGTTTCATGACTTGCGTGCGGCGACCGG GTTCTACATGAATCCCAGTGCCTCAGGAGACAGTATTCACAGCACTAGTGGACAACCCACAGCTCACAGTGACATGAAGACACAGGACCTCGTTGATTTCCCCACAGAGGAACAAAGAGAGACTCTGGATAACTGTCCTGGAACCCATAAGAG CCTGATTCCAGAACCAGTGCAGTCAGACCCGCTGGGCCTGCTGGAGCACCAGTCGTCGGGCAAGAAATGTGGTGGCACGTCGCTCACACGCAGCAACAGCGTCGGCGGCCCACTGCAGGGCCTGGACTCATGTCTTGGACCCGGCCATGGGGTCTCCACCACCAGCCTCCCCTGTAGCCTGCACGAGGTGTCG GATGGAATGACTGCAACCAGGCCGAACCCCAAGCCTGTGTCAGTGCCGTACCTTAGCCCATTGGTGCTGCGCAAGGAACTGGAGACCCTTCTGGAGAATGAAGGAGATCAG GTCATTTACACCCACAAGTTCCTTAGCCAGCATCCCATCATCTTCTGGAACCTCGTGTGGTATTTCCGCCGTTTAGATCTTCCCAGTCACCTGCCCGGCCTCATACTGACCTCCGAACACTGCAACAATGGAGCGCAG CTTCCTCTGACATCACTGTCCCAGGACAGCAAGCAAGTGTACATCCAACTGTTGTGGGACAATATCAACCTGCACCAGGAAGCAGGAGAACCCCTCTACCTGCTTTGGAGGACCTTAT tggaaAAGAAGGGGACGTTGGCGCCGACGGATCACCAGGAAATCCGTACGCTCCTCAATACCATTGTCCGAAACATCCAGACCAACGATGTGTACGGGCCCATCAACCTGCTCATCCGAGAGATAAAAAGGCGTCCAGATGGCATCAAGCGGCAGAG GAGTACTTATAGAGAAATATTGTTTCTCTCACTTGTGGCCTTGGGACGGGAGAACATTGACGTTG AGGCCTTCGACAGGGAGTACCTGGTGGCCTACGAGGAGCTTAGCGCAGAGCAGCTCAAATCTCTGGAACGTATCGACCGGCCGCCCAGCGCCAGCGTGCAGCGGTGCCTCAGATGTTTTGGCACCCCATTCATCTAG
- the dennd4c gene encoding DENN domain-containing protein 4C isoform X4: MIEDKGHRVTDYFVVAGLTDKSAPLEHDLSEAKSSGPKAPITDLTVINKSAGEAVPEGFTCIDSTPSGQPANLNHGSLKSPELFLCYKRTRGKPPLIDVGVLYEGKERLIQGCEVIQATPYGRCANVNNSSATSQRIFITFRRAPPVQPQNSLAVTDICVIVTSKGETPPHTFCKVDKNLNCGMWGSSVFLCYKKSVSASNSITYKAGLIFRYPEEDYESFPLSESVPLFCLPMGAKIECWAPNTRDPLPIFSTFVLTISSGEKVYGSAIQFYEPYPVELLSEKQKVHLGLLTTVEKKMIPNRPVNTNKCICLLSRWPFFESFRKFLMFLYKLSVSGPHPLPIEKHISHFLHNVSFPSPQRPRILVQLSAHDTLILSQPVSTPLPLSGADYSTLLMNLGSENCATLLHFVLLESKILLHSLRPAVLTGVAEAVVAMIFPFQWQCPYIPLCPLSLAGVLNAPLPFIVGVDSRYFDLYDPPPDVVCVDLDTNTIYLSDEKKHNNWKNLPKKPCKSLINTLSNLHRQLATVSVRPTAQTGSAVDMTPIEADFTWHKKKTALEMEIQEAFLRFMASILKGYRSYLKPITQAPSEKATAADSLYDLQGFLKSRDRAHQKFYSQLTKTQIFIRFIEECTFVSDKDTGLAFFDDCVEKLFPSDKITEKGTKVEGESSEDTRLLELDESQKSEHTVFVMPPEPPAEDGHEAPNRYTYKGFPRLTMALFDRPRELRPAISRGTAGASLSSSPALLAKRTKQEIKLAYKMAKRFYSDPQLWARCLFSHCYSLWFICLPAALCLAKSKSRAMQQAYNVLLKMRTTEVEVLDEVCYRVVMQLCGVWGLPVMAVRVLVEMKKAGIHPNAITYGYYNKAVLESPWPSRNRSGLFMWTKLRNVLRGVAQFKKAVNQSSSRKKTTLSSTEGPSLNRLSHCSADSSGEVNMEEHLTADKPCHTSSQSDQGYGSKDELHQELPESLHTAAADERSKAKAQHNEGDISGSVDCAVAVADPASPVDAPSSVPSIVKLSTGSLDAGRESGKLFRRKSTTDNVSLPDDDVSIEAGDMGAQPQKQRQKAFAERSRSFSAETRAGMLSEKGVDHMASQLGADARILAAALSTAQTLSPGSVSKAVFQDLEEEPEDDQGTIVRKLPDEEAASEEGKRPEEKMEKRERKRTETSEVEVGADPLSLLVSEGEESASVTSQEPPRSMPTVVSRNLAEEIEMYMNLQSPLGIKSSSMELKQPQDESADAPQSKQPLERRSSLPAPPPKTPTGSPADTPKRSPSAVTRSKTFAAKTKPAVSKAVSPAVRSSSLTALVKSSQGGSLGSVINSISGIKMDNLLSGPKIDVLKSGMKQAANVASKMWVAVATAYSYSDDEEEQVPSGGGFPARLDEHMLMDVDDSPEGGAIPGLVANGLNQSCTSIGSSSGSSDTGRGTQLTLATPGRSGRAPDSEQGSSHHASSSSIFQSYALEVLMSSCSQCRSCEGLVYDEEIMAGWTANDSNLNTSCPFCRAAFLPLLHVEFHDLRAATGFYMNPSASGDSIHSTSGQPTAHSDMKTQDLVDFPTEEQRETLDNCPGTHKSLIPEPVQSDPLGLLEHQSSGKKCGGTSLTRSNSVGGPLQGLDSCLGPGHGVSTTSLPCSLHEVSDGMTATRPNPKPVSVPYLSPLVLRKELETLLENEGDQVIYTHKFLSQHPIIFWNLVWYFRRLDLPSHLPGLILTSEHCNNGAQLPLTSLSQDSKQVYIQLLWDNINLHQEAGEPLYLLWRTLLEKKGTLAPTDHQEIRTLLNTIVRNIQTNDVYGPINLLIREIKRRPDGIKRQRSTYREILFLSLVALGRENIDVEAFDREYLVAYEELSAEQLKSLERIDRPPSASVQRCLRCFGTPFI; encoded by the exons ATGATAGAGGACAAGGGTCACCGCGTCACCGACTATTTTGTGGTGGCTGGGCTGACGGACAAGTCGGCGCCATTGGAACATGACCTCTCCGAGGCCAAGTCCAGTGGGCCCAAGGCGCCCATCACCGACCTGACCGTCATCAATAAGTCGGCGGGCGAGGCAGTGCCTGAGGGCTTCACCTGCATCGACAGCACTCCCAGTGGCCAACCGGCCAACCTGAACCACGGCAGCCTGAAGAGCCCTGAGCTCTTCCTGTGCTACAAAAGGACACGGGGGAAGCCGCCTCTCATAGACGTCGG CGTTCTCTATGAGGGCAAGGAGCGTCTCATTCAGGGCTGTGAGGTGATCCAGGCCACTCCGTACGGCCGCTGCGCCAATGTCAACAACAGCTCTGCCACCTCACAGCGCATCTTCATCACCTTCCGCCGTGCGCCGCCCGTCCAACCCCAGAACTCCCTGGCGGTGACCGACATCTGCGTCATCGTCACCAGTAAAGGCGAGACGCCGCCGCATACATTCTGCAAGGTGGACAAGAACCTCAACTGCGGCATG TGGGGCTCCAGTGTGTTTCTCTGCTATAAGAAGTCCGTGTCAGCGTCAAACTCCATCACTTACAAAGCTG GTCTCATCTTTCGCTACCCAGAGGAAGACTATGAGTCTTTCCCCCTATCAGAGTCCGTTCCTCTCTTCTGCTTACCCATGGGCGCCAAAATTGAGTGCTGGGCGCCGAACACCCGAGACCCTCTGCCCATCTTCTCCACGTTTGTCCTGACCATCAGCTCTGGTGAAAAG GTGTACGGGTCGGCCATTCAATTTTATGAGCCATACCCTGTGGAGCTGCTGAGCGAGAAACAGAAGGTTCACCTGGGCCTGCTCACCACTGTAGAGAAGAAAATGATCCCCAACCGGCCTGTGAACACCAACAAATGCATCTGCCTGCTCTCCCGCTGGCCCTTCTTTGAATCCTTCCGCAAGTTCCTCATGTTCCTCTACAAGCTGTCCGTCTCTGGCCCACACCCGCTGCCCATTGAAAA gcatatttcacactttttgcaCAATGTGTCCTTTCCTTCACCGCAAAGGCCTCGAATCCTGGTCCAA CTCTCTGCACATGACACCTTGATCCTTTCCCAGCCTGTGTCGACACCTTTACCCCTCAG CGGAGCTGACTACAGCACCCTCTTGATGAATCTGGGCTCTGAGAACTGTGCCACACTTCTCCACTTTGTGTTGCTGGAGAGCAAGATCTTACTTCACTCGCTCCGGCCGGCGGTGCTCACGGGAGTTGCGGAGGCTGTGGTGGCA ATGATCTTCCCCTTCCAGTGGCAGTGTCCATACATCCCCCTGTGTCCGCTCTCCCTCGCGGGGGTTCTCAATGCTCCTcttccttttattgtgggcgTGGACTCTCGGTACTTTGATCTTTATGACCCACCGCCGGATGTTGTCTGCGTGGATCTGGACACCAACACCATCTACTT GTCAGACGAGAAGAAGCACAACAACTGGAAGAACCTCCCGAAGAAGCCCTGCAAGAGCCTCATTAACACGCTGAGCAACTTGCATCGCCAGCTGGCCACGG TTTCAGTCCGGCCTACAGCACAGACGGGCTCGGCAGTGGACATGACCCCCATTGAGGCCGACTTCACCTGGCACAAGAAGAAGACGGCCCTGGAGATGGAAATCCAGGAGGCCTTCCTGCGCTTCATGGCTTCCATTCTGAAGGGCTACCGCTCCTACCTCAAACCCATCACCCAGGCGCCATCAGAGAAGGCCACAGCCGCCGACTCCCTCTACGACCTGCAAG gttttctcaaaagcagagACCGTGCTCACCAGAAGTTCTACTCGCAGCTCACCAAGACCCAAATATTCATCCGCTTCATCGAGGAGTGCACTTTTGTCAGCGACAAGGATACCGGTTTGGCCTTTTTTGACGACTGTGTCGAGAAG CTTTTTCCATCTGATAAAATCACCGAGAAGGGCACCAAG GTGGAAGGAGAGTCATCGGAGGACACCAGACTGCTTGAGCTGGACGAGTCACAGAAGAGTGAGCACACTGTCTTTGTGATGCCTCCCGAACCCCCAGCGGAGGACGGACACGAAGCGCCCAACAGATACAC TTACAAAGGTTTCCCCCGGCTGACGATGGCGCTGTTTGACCGTCCCCGTGAGTTACGGCCCGCAATCAGCAGAGGAACAGCGGGCGCCAGTCTCTCCAGCAGTCCTGCTCTACTCGCCAAGCGGACCAAGCAG gaGATCAAACTGGCCTACAAGATGGCAAAGCGCTTTTACTCGGACCCGCAGCTGTGGGCTCGCTGTTTGTTCAGCCACTGTTACAGCCTGTGGTTCATCTGCCTGCCAGCTGCGCTATGCCTGGCCAAGTCTAAGAGCCGCGCCATGCAGCAGGCATACAATGTCCTTTTAAAGATGAGAACGACTGAGGTGGAGGTGTTGGATGAG GTGTGTTACAGAGTGGTCATGCAGCTCTGTGGCGTTTGGGGTCTTCCCGTCATGGCCGTGCGAGTGCTGGTTGAGATGAAGAAAGCTGGCATTCATCCCAATGCCATCACATATGGATACTACAATAAG GCGGTCTTAGAGAGCCCGTGGCCAAGCAGAAACCGTAGTGGCCTCTTTATGTGGACCAAGCTGCGCAACGTGCTGCGTGGGGTGGCTCAGTTCAAGAAAGCTGTTAACCAATCTTCATCTAGGAAGAAAACCACATTGTCAAGCACAG AAGGGCCATCCTTGAACCGTTTGAGCCACTGCAGCGCCGACAGCTCGGGAGAAGTCAACATGGAGGAGCACCTGACCGCAGACAAGCCTTGTCACACAA GTAGCCAGTCTGATCAAGGCTACGGCTCCAAGGATGAGCTGCATCAGGAACTGCCTGAGTCGTTGCATACAGCAGCAGCTGATGAGAGAAGCAAAGCTAAAGCACAACATAATG AAGGTGACATTTCCGGATCAGTGGATTGTGCTGTCGCAGTGGCAGATCCCGCCAGTCCTGTCGATGCTCCCTCGTCTGTCCCCAGTATAGTGAAATTGTCCACAGGGAGCCTTGATGCTGGCAGGGAATCAG GTAAACTGTTCCGAAGGAAAAGCACGACTGATAACGTGTCTCTCCCCGATGACGACGTCTCAATTGAAGCTGGTGACATGGGAGCTCAGCCTCAGAAGCAGCGGCAGAAAGCCTTTGCCGAGCGCAGCCGCAGCTTCAGCGCTGAAACGCGGGCCGGGATGCTCTCTGAGAAAGGCGTAGACCACATGGCCAGCCAGCTGGGTGCAGACGCCCGCATCTTGGCCGCTGCGCTCTCCACTGCACAGACCCTTTCCCCTGGCAGTGTGTCCAAAGCGGTCTTCCAGGACCTGGAGGAAGAGCCAGAAGACGATCAGGGCACGATTGTGAGGAAGCTACCCGATGAGGAAGCAGCATCAGAGGAAGGAAAACGACCTGAAGAAAAGATGGAGAAGCGGGAGAGGAAACGTACTGAAACAAGCGAGGTGGAGGTGGGGGCGGATCCTCTTTCCCTCCTGGTGTCAGAGGGCGAAGAGTCGGCGTCTGTCACCAGCCAGGAGCCTCCTCGCTCCATGCCCACAGTGGTGTCCCGCAACCTGGCCGAGGAGATCGAAATGTACATGAACCTACAAAGTCCGCTGGGCATCAAGTCCTCCAGCATGGAGCTCAAGCAGCCGCAGGATGAGTCCGCCGATGCCCCACAGTCCAAACAACCTCTGGAGCGCAGGTCCAGTCTTCCCGCACCTCCACCGAAAACTCCGACAGGGTCGCCAGCAGACACACCCAAACGTAGCCCCTCCGCTGTCACTCGCTCGAAGACGTTCGCGGCAAAGACGAAGCCGGCCGTCAGCAAAGCCGTTAGTCCTGCTGTGAGATCGTCGTCACTGACGGCACTTGTCAAGTCCTCCCAGGGGGGCTCACTGGGGTCGGTCATCAACTCCATCTCAGGCATCAAGATGGACAACTTGTTGTCTGGACCTAAAATTGATGTGCTCAAGTCCGGAATGAAGCAGGCAGCCAATGTGGCCAGCAAAATGTGGGTGGCTGTCGCTACAGCGTACTCCTACTCCGACGATGAG GAAGAGCAGGTTCCAAGCGGAGGTGGTTTCCCTGCCCGCCTGGATGAACACATGTTGATGGATGTAGACGACAGTCCAGAGGGAGGGGCCATCCCAGGATTGGTGGCCAACGGTCTCAACCAGAGCTGCACCAGCAtcggcagcagcagcggcagcagtgACACCGGAAGAGGGACGCAGCTAACAC TTGCGACCCCTGGGCGATCTGGCAGGGCTCCTGACTCAGAGCAAGGCTCCTCGCACCACGCCTCCTCTTCCAGCATCTTCCAGAGCTACGCACTTGAG GTGCTGATGTCCAGCTGCTCCCAGTGTCGCTCTTGTGAGGGGCTGGTGTACGACGAAGAGATCATGGCGGGATGGACGGCCAATGATTCCAACCTTAACACTAGTTGTCCGTTCTGTCGTGCAGCCTTTCTGCCCCTGCTGCATGTGGAGTTTCATGACTTGCGTGCGGCGACCGG GTTCTACATGAATCCCAGTGCCTCAGGAGACAGTATTCACAGCACTAGTGGACAACCCACAGCTCACAGTGACATGAAGACACAGGACCTCGTTGATTTCCCCACAGAGGAACAAAGAGAGACTCTGGATAACTGTCCTGGAACCCATAAGAG CCTGATTCCAGAACCAGTGCAGTCAGACCCGCTGGGCCTGCTGGAGCACCAGTCGTCGGGCAAGAAATGTGGTGGCACGTCGCTCACACGCAGCAACAGCGTCGGCGGCCCACTGCAGGGCCTGGACTCATGTCTTGGACCCGGCCATGGGGTCTCCACCACCAGCCTCCCCTGTAGCCTGCACGAGGTGTCG GATGGAATGACTGCAACCAGGCCGAACCCCAAGCCTGTGTCAGTGCCGTACCTTAGCCCATTGGTGCTGCGCAAGGAACTGGAGACCCTTCTGGAGAATGAAGGAGATCAG GTCATTTACACCCACAAGTTCCTTAGCCAGCATCCCATCATCTTCTGGAACCTCGTGTGGTATTTCCGCCGTTTAGATCTTCCCAGTCACCTGCCCGGCCTCATACTGACCTCCGAACACTGCAACAATGGAGCGCAG CTTCCTCTGACATCACTGTCCCAGGACAGCAAGCAAGTGTACATCCAACTGTTGTGGGACAATATCAACCTGCACCAGGAAGCAGGAGAACCCCTCTACCTGCTTTGGAGGACCTTAT tggaaAAGAAGGGGACGTTGGCGCCGACGGATCACCAGGAAATCCGTACGCTCCTCAATACCATTGTCCGAAACATCCAGACCAACGATGTGTACGGGCCCATCAACCTGCTCATCCGAGAGATAAAAAGGCGTCCAGATGGCATCAAGCGGCAGAG GAGTACTTATAGAGAAATATTGTTTCTCTCACTTGTGGCCTTGGGACGGGAGAACATTGACGTTG AGGCCTTCGACAGGGAGTACCTGGTGGCCTACGAGGAGCTTAGCGCAGAGCAGCTCAAATCTCTGGAACGTATCGACCGGCCGCCCAGCGCCAGCGTGCAGCGGTGCCTCAGATGTTTTGGCACCCCATTCATCTAG